In a genomic window of candidate division WOR-3 bacterium:
- a CDS encoding MBL fold metallo-hydrolase, producing MVMGDFRLIPLFDGYFGLDGGAMFGVVPKPLWEKNNPPDEYNRIRLALRPLLVVTPKERILIDVGIGDKYDEKFAQRYRVEKPCTLLDALKDAGFEPGDISLVILTHLHFDHCGGATMRVGNQVVPTFSEAQYIVQSAEWQEAVAPNRRSRASYLPENFLPIQESGQLELINGSCEIIAGVEVIHTGGHTRGMQVVKITNGQDTAIFWSDIIPTRGHIPVPYIMGYDLFPLDSMEQKEKLLNQVVAGGWISFLEHDPEVVAGRIYYENDKYRFEEIDDKEEFRYEHC from the coding sequence ATGGTTATGGGTGACTTCCGGCTCATTCCGCTGTTTGATGGGTATTTCGGGCTTGATGGGGGTGCAATGTTCGGTGTGGTACCAAAGCCTTTGTGGGAGAAAAATAATCCACCGGATGAGTATAACCGGATTCGTTTGGCATTGAGACCGCTTCTGGTGGTTACTCCTAAAGAGCGAATACTGATTGATGTCGGAATCGGAGATAAGTACGATGAAAAATTTGCCCAACGCTACCGAGTTGAAAAACCTTGCACTTTGCTTGATGCCCTTAAAGATGCCGGGTTTGAACCAGGGGATATCAGTTTGGTGATTCTGACCCATCTGCACTTTGACCACTGCGGCGGGGCAACGATGCGGGTTGGAAATCAGGTAGTGCCTACTTTTTCCGAAGCGCAATATATTGTGCAGTCAGCAGAGTGGCAGGAAGCAGTTGCGCCAAATCGGCGGTCCCGGGCGTCATATTTACCGGAGAATTTTTTGCCCATCCAAGAGTCAGGGCAACTGGAATTAATAAATGGTTCGTGCGAAATTATTGCCGGTGTGGAGGTGATTCATACTGGCGGCCATACTCGTGGTATGCAGGTGGTCAAGATCACTAATGGACAGGACACCGCCATTTTCTGGTCGGATATAATTCCTACCCGGGGCCACATCCCGGTGCCGTATATTATGGGCTATGACCTTTTTCCGCTTGACTCCATGGAACAGAAGGAGAAACTGCTGAATCAGGTGGTTGCCGGAGGCTGGATTTCTTTTCTGGAGCATGATCCGGAGGTGGTCGCCGGCAGAATATATTATGAAAATGACAAATACCGTTTCGAGGAAATTGATGATAAGGAGGAATTTAGGTATGAGCACTGCTGA
- a CDS encoding GNAT family N-acetyltransferase gives MSTADWRVKYAHKLKSAAQALEVLQPGDRIFIGSACGTPQRLVRALADRPVEDVEVTHLLTLGVAPYAEEALAGKYRANSFFISANVRDAVQEGRADYTPIFLSEIPRLLRSGRLPIDVALIQVTPPDEHGFCSLGVSVDITKPAAEVAKHVIAEVNPRMPRTLGDSFIHISQIEALVENDAPIYEFITPGESEVARRIAKNVADLIPDGATIQVGYGGIPNALLFYLKDKKDLGVHTEVFSDGIIDLIEAGVINNRKKTLHPGKVIASFCMGSQRLYDYINNNPMFEFHPVDYTNDPYVIAQNEKMVSINSALEIDLTGQVCADSIGYKFYSGIGGQLDFVRGAARAKDGKPIIVLKSTRDNDQFSRIVPVLSEGAGVVTSRGDVHYVVTEWGVAYLHGRSIRERALALISIAHPKFRAELLRQAKERHYVYQDQPEVSLVAARYPEEFETKVRLQDGTMVLIRPIKPTDEPAMRELFYSFSRDTVFYRYFSYIKAMPHEKLSKFVNIDYEKEMALVAVIRKNGDEHIVGSTRYYVDPSSGLAEFAIEVQDEYQNRGIGTALFNHLIRVARMKGVRGFVGYVLDSNTRAYRLVTKAGFPLETKWEDGVYILTLRFEK, from the coding sequence ATGAGCACTGCTGACTGGCGAGTAAAATATGCTCATAAACTGAAGAGCGCAGCGCAGGCGCTCGAGGTGCTGCAACCAGGAGACCGTATTTTCATCGGTTCTGCCTGCGGTACACCCCAACGGCTGGTTCGGGCACTGGCTGACCGACCGGTGGAAGATGTGGAGGTAACCCATCTGCTGACACTTGGTGTTGCACCCTATGCCGAGGAGGCGCTTGCGGGCAAATATCGGGCAAACTCGTTTTTTATCAGTGCCAATGTACGCGATGCGGTTCAGGAGGGTAGAGCTGATTATACGCCGATTTTCCTTTCGGAAATACCGCGGCTTCTGCGTTCAGGCCGGCTCCCGATTGATGTAGCATTGATTCAGGTGACTCCGCCCGATGAGCATGGATTCTGTAGTTTGGGGGTTTCGGTTGATATTACCAAGCCGGCGGCGGAGGTGGCAAAGCATGTGATCGCTGAGGTAAATCCACGGATGCCACGGACGCTTGGTGACAGTTTTATTCACATTTCGCAGATTGAGGCTCTTGTGGAGAATGATGCCCCAATTTACGAATTTATTACACCCGGTGAGAGTGAGGTTGCCCGGCGGATTGCCAAGAATGTAGCGGATCTGATTCCGGATGGAGCAACGATACAGGTCGGTTACGGCGGAATTCCAAACGCCCTGCTATTTTACCTGAAGGACAAGAAGGATCTCGGTGTCCATACTGAGGTCTTTTCCGATGGCATTATTGACCTGATTGAAGCCGGTGTCATTAACAACCGGAAGAAGACACTTCATCCGGGCAAGGTTATTGCTTCATTCTGTATGGGGTCGCAGCGGCTTTATGACTACATTAATAACAACCCGATGTTTGAATTTCATCCGGTGGATTACACTAATGATCCGTATGTGATCGCACAGAATGAGAAGATGGTTTCCATTAATTCGGCGCTGGAGATTGATTTGACCGGTCAAGTGTGCGCCGATTCAATCGGCTACAAGTTCTATTCCGGTATCGGGGGACAGCTGGATTTTGTTCGTGGCGCAGCCCGGGCAAAGGATGGTAAACCGATTATTGTTCTGAAGTCAACCCGCGATAATGATCAGTTTTCCAGAATCGTGCCGGTACTCTCCGAGGGCGCAGGAGTGGTTACTTCCCGAGGTGATGTTCATTATGTGGTTACCGAGTGGGGAGTGGCATATCTCCATGGCCGGTCAATAAGAGAGCGGGCCCTCGCCCTGATTTCCATTGCCCATCCCAAGTTTCGAGCTGAGTTACTGCGTCAGGCAAAGGAACGGCACTATGTCTACCAGGACCAGCCGGAGGTGTCCCTAGTTGCTGCCCGTTATCCGGAGGAGTTTGAAACCAAGGTGAGGCTTCAGGATGGCACGATGGTCCTCATCCGGCCGATCAAGCCGACCGACGAACCGGCGATGCGCGAATTGTTTTATTCCTTTTCCCGGGATACGGTTTTTTACCGTTATTTCAGTTATATCAAGGCGATGCCCCATGAAAAACTGAGCAAATTTGTCAATATTGATTATGAGAAGGAGATGGCGCTGGTAGCGGTGATCCGGAAAAACGGCGATGAGCACATTGTGGGTTCAACCCGTTACTATGTTGATCCATCGAGCGGACTGGCCGAGTTTGCAATTGAAGTACAGGATGAGTATCAAAACCGGGGTATCGGTACCGCACTGTTCAACCATCTCATCCGGGTGGCACGGATGAAAGGGGTGAGGGGGTTTGTCGGGTATGTTCTTGATTCCAATACCCGTGCCTACCGTCTGGTGACCAAGGCAGGATTTCCGCTTGAGACAAAGTGGGAGGATGGAGTTTATATTCTGACGCTGAGGTTCGAAAAATGA
- a CDS encoding acetate--CoA ligase family protein, which translates to MSRVNLDFIFKPRSVAVIGASNREGSVGRALFANILFNGYTGIVYPVNPKAKSVLGVKTYPSILDIEDEIDLAILIVPAVTVPAVLAECGQKKVKGAIVISAGFKELGPTGAALEQAVRERARAWGIRLVGPNCFGMINTSPEVRLNTTFGRIRPRYGNIALISQSGAVGANALEYAEVEEVGLCKFISIGNKADINECDLLEYLKDDPETDVIALYLEDLANPPEFMRIAREITSHPERPKPILAIKAGRTSEGAKAASSHTGALAGSDEAYNAFFAQARVLRVDTVNELIAKAASLAYQPPPKGPRVAIITNAGGIGIMATDACIRNGLKLAKLSDRTREELKKVLPAAANTNNPVDIIGDGDASRYRAAFRILIQDENVDGIIPIWTPTVVAEAIDIANVIVEESEKTDKPILACIQTMGDSTAIRRTLLKRRIPHFQFPENAARAMATMAEFSRMSRRAPGEVIHYTDVNQKRVRELIAQARQRPRVYLSEPECHEVLRAYGLPVVKFELTKNEEEAVAAAEKIGYPVVIKIVSPDILHKTDFGGVRVNLKNETDLRQAYQSMLEQVKSRKPDADLWGVMVQQMAKAGGLETIIGMKRDPHFGPLLMFGLGGIMVEVLKDVMFRVAPVNDLSAESMISGIRAHKLLEPFRGQPARDKKIIKECILRLSQLVTDFPDFEEIDINPLLVYYEGEGAAAIDARILLH; encoded by the coding sequence ATGAGCAGAGTAAATCTTGATTTTATTTTCAAACCCCGTTCAGTAGCAGTGATTGGGGCATCTAATCGCGAAGGTTCGGTCGGCAGAGCGCTTTTTGCAAATATCCTGTTCAACGGTTATACGGGTATTGTCTATCCGGTAAATCCGAAGGCGAAGAGTGTACTCGGAGTAAAAACCTATCCTTCGATTCTGGACATTGAGGATGAGATCGATCTGGCAATTCTGATTGTGCCGGCAGTGACCGTGCCCGCGGTACTGGCGGAGTGTGGACAGAAGAAAGTCAAGGGAGCAATTGTGATTTCCGCAGGGTTTAAGGAGTTGGGACCGACCGGTGCAGCACTGGAGCAGGCAGTGCGCGAGCGTGCTCGGGCTTGGGGAATCAGGCTGGTCGGACCCAACTGCTTCGGGATGATTAATACCAGTCCGGAAGTCCGTTTGAACACTACCTTCGGCAGGATAAGACCGCGCTACGGTAATATTGCGCTAATCTCTCAGTCGGGTGCGGTTGGGGCAAATGCTCTGGAGTATGCGGAAGTTGAAGAGGTCGGACTGTGTAAGTTTATTTCTATCGGCAACAAGGCAGATATCAATGAGTGTGATTTATTGGAATATCTCAAAGATGATCCCGAGACGGATGTGATTGCCCTTTATCTTGAAGATCTCGCAAATCCGCCGGAGTTTATGCGTATTGCCCGGGAGATTACTTCCCATCCCGAGCGCCCAAAACCGATTCTGGCAATTAAGGCGGGGCGGACGAGTGAGGGGGCAAAGGCGGCTTCGTCTCATACCGGAGCGCTTGCTGGCTCAGATGAAGCTTATAACGCCTTTTTTGCTCAAGCACGGGTGCTGCGGGTGGATACGGTAAACGAACTGATTGCCAAGGCGGCCTCACTGGCATATCAGCCACCGCCGAAGGGACCGCGGGTGGCAATTATTACTAATGCCGGCGGTATCGGAATTATGGCGACCGATGCCTGTATCCGCAATGGACTGAAACTGGCAAAACTAAGCGACAGGACACGGGAGGAGCTGAAAAAGGTATTGCCTGCGGCTGCTAATACAAATAACCCGGTTGATATCATCGGCGATGGAGATGCTAGCCGTTACCGTGCGGCATTCCGTATTCTGATCCAAGATGAGAATGTGGACGGTATCATTCCCATCTGGACGCCAACTGTTGTTGCCGAGGCGATTGATATTGCCAATGTGATTGTTGAAGAGAGTGAAAAAACCGATAAGCCGATCCTTGCCTGCATCCAGACGATGGGGGACAGCACTGCGATCAGGCGAACACTGCTCAAGCGCCGGATTCCTCATTTCCAGTTTCCCGAGAATGCGGCACGGGCAATGGCAACAATGGCGGAGTTTTCCCGGATGAGCCGCCGGGCGCCAGGGGAGGTAATTCATTATACGGATGTCAACCAGAAACGGGTGAGGGAGCTTATTGCTCAGGCTCGGCAGCGGCCGAGGGTATATCTATCCGAGCCTGAGTGTCATGAGGTTCTTCGTGCTTACGGTCTGCCGGTGGTAAAATTCGAGCTGACAAAAAATGAGGAGGAGGCGGTAGCGGCTGCGGAAAAGATCGGATATCCAGTGGTGATCAAAATCGTTTCTCCTGATATTCTGCATAAGACCGATTTTGGCGGTGTACGAGTGAACCTTAAAAATGAAACTGACCTGCGTCAGGCTTATCAGTCGATGCTCGAACAGGTTAAGTCAAGAAAACCAGATGCAGATTTGTGGGGAGTGATGGTGCAGCAGATGGCAAAAGCCGGCGGTCTGGAGACAATTATCGGAATGAAGCGCGATCCCCACTTTGGACCTTTGCTGATGTTCGGACTGGGCGGAATCATGGTTGAGGTGCTTAAGGATGTGATGTTCCGGGTGGCACCGGTGAACGATCTCTCTGCCGAATCGATGATCAGCGGGATTCGAGCACATAAGTTACTTGAACCTTTCCGGGGTCAGCCGGCCCGGGACAAGAAGATTATCAAGGAATGTATATTGCGGTTGTCCCAGCTTGTCACTGATTTTCCCGATTTTGAGGAGATCGATATTAATCCTCTGCTCGTATATTACGAAGGCGAAGGGGCAGCAGCAATTGATGCTCGGATTTTACTGCATTAG
- a CDS encoding DUF87 domain-containing protein, with product MDKNSAFDIGYIIEVRGERALVEIRADTTKSLAEDYYPGQPGSYVKIPFRDFKIIGTVTSIRVETGSAVSSGAGRKVAECILLGTLEHDERFIRGVAVYPNVGQPVQMVSSHELNKIFSEFCEFGFSFGRPTGARDQRVYVQVNRFFGGHIAVLGTTGSGKSFTVVSILQQTIRKYSNAHIVVLDLHGEYARAFPEGVNLINASNIDLPYWVLNFEEFVDLTVDMNEPTAKNQITVIRDSLLRARQAWDTRERLGLGDQITADSPVYYDLDELIAMLRDWNIQMVYNGLGEQEEGPLYGVFDKFLIRMDSRISDPRYHFMFKPKVYDGSPKFSDLLRDYLSIDAPHRMTVIDLSGLPSDAVGVVVAVITRIAFEFNLWNPQREQCPVLLVLEEAHNYVPNRPDGRFTAARSAVERLAKEGRKYGIGLILVSQRPKELSETVLSQCNTFITMRLTNPADQDYVRRLVPDSLAGLLNTLPALRTGEALILGDSVAMPTRMIVDLPDPQPGTGDIQFAKWWQSGTPSLNLEQVIKRWRTRRQDV from the coding sequence ATGGATAAGAACTCCGCATTTGACATTGGATATATTATTGAAGTCCGTGGTGAACGGGCACTGGTAGAAATCAGAGCAGACACCACCAAATCCTTGGCAGAGGACTATTATCCCGGACAACCGGGTTCTTATGTAAAAATTCCCTTCAGGGATTTTAAGATTATCGGCACAGTTACCAGTATCCGGGTTGAGACCGGCAGTGCAGTTTCGTCCGGTGCCGGAAGAAAAGTAGCGGAGTGTATTCTGTTGGGTACTCTGGAACACGATGAGCGGTTTATACGCGGCGTGGCGGTTTATCCCAATGTCGGTCAGCCGGTGCAGATGGTTTCCAGTCATGAGCTGAACAAAATTTTTTCCGAGTTCTGTGAGTTTGGTTTTTCTTTCGGCCGGCCGACCGGCGCCCGGGACCAGCGGGTTTATGTGCAGGTGAACCGGTTTTTCGGTGGCCATATTGCGGTACTGGGGACAACGGGCAGCGGCAAGTCATTTACGGTTGTGAGTATACTTCAGCAGACGATCAGAAAATATTCCAACGCTCACATTGTCGTGCTGGATCTGCATGGGGAGTATGCACGGGCATTTCCTGAAGGGGTGAATCTCATTAATGCGAGTAATATTGATTTACCTTACTGGGTGCTGAATTTTGAGGAATTTGTGGATCTGACTGTGGATATGAACGAGCCGACTGCCAAGAACCAGATTACAGTAATAAGGGATTCTCTTCTGCGGGCGCGTCAGGCATGGGATACGCGGGAACGTCTTGGACTGGGAGACCAGATTACTGCTGATTCACCAGTCTACTACGACCTTGATGAGCTGATTGCGATGCTGCGCGACTGGAATATTCAGATGGTATACAATGGGCTGGGGGAGCAGGAGGAAGGTCCGCTTTACGGGGTTTTTGACAAGTTTCTCATACGGATGGATAGCCGGATTTCCGATCCGCGCTACCATTTCATGTTCAAGCCCAAGGTGTATGACGGGAGTCCTAAATTTTCCGATTTGCTGCGTGATTACCTGTCAATCGATGCTCCGCATCGTATGACCGTGATCGATTTGAGCGGGTTGCCTTCGGATGCGGTTGGCGTAGTAGTGGCAGTAATTACACGGATTGCATTTGAATTTAATCTGTGGAATCCGCAGCGGGAACAATGTCCGGTTCTGCTGGTACTGGAGGAGGCGCATAACTATGTGCCGAACCGTCCAGACGGGCGATTTACTGCTGCTCGCAGCGCAGTGGAGCGGCTTGCCAAAGAGGGAAGAAAGTACGGCATCGGGCTGATTTTAGTGAGCCAACGGCCGAAGGAATTGTCGGAAACCGTATTATCCCAGTGCAATACATTTATTACCATGCGACTGACTAACCCTGCGGACCAGGATTATGTCAGGCGGCTCGTTCCCGATTCGCTTGCCGGTCTTCTGAATACCCTGCCGGCACTGCGGACTGGTGAAGCGCTGATACTGGGCGATTCTGTAGCCATGCCGACACGAATGATCGTGGATCTGCCTGATCCACAGCCTGGAACTGGTGATATTCAGTTCGCCAAGTGGTGGCAGAGTGGAACTCCAAGTCTGAATCTGGAGCAGGTTATTAAACGGTGGCGAACCCGGCGTCAAGATGTCTAA
- a CDS encoding ABC transporter permease, whose product MRMLMVSGEFVWFLLRSFSAGAEWRRMLPRLSEQIYHHGVRATPIVVFASIFVGLTTAVQTGYQLLGMVPNYFVGMGVGRMLLIELGPVFAAFIVASRSASAMAAELGSMQISEQIDALRTMAIDPYHYLCLPRILATTCSLPILVALMEVVASFTALVAAAALGISPETFLYGVTHFVNAHDFVGGLLKASLFGLLIGTSGCFFGFRVRGGAQGLGRTTTSAVVTAAVLILISDFVMAALLFSR is encoded by the coding sequence ATGAGGATGCTGATGGTTTCGGGAGAGTTCGTCTGGTTTCTTTTGAGGAGTTTCAGTGCCGGGGCAGAATGGCGCCGGATGTTACCCAGGTTGAGTGAACAAATTTATCATCACGGGGTGCGGGCAACACCAATAGTGGTTTTCGCCAGCATTTTTGTCGGCTTGACAACCGCCGTGCAAACAGGTTATCAGCTGTTGGGAATGGTGCCGAATTATTTTGTCGGAATGGGTGTGGGGAGGATGCTCCTGATCGAACTTGGTCCGGTTTTTGCTGCATTCATTGTTGCGAGCCGTTCAGCATCAGCGATGGCTGCTGAACTAGGAAGCATGCAGATTTCTGAACAGATTGATGCTCTGCGCACGATGGCCATTGATCCATATCATTATCTGTGTCTGCCGCGGATCCTCGCCACAACCTGCAGTCTTCCGATTCTTGTGGCATTGATGGAGGTAGTGGCAAGTTTTACTGCACTGGTAGCCGCAGCAGCACTGGGAATTTCACCCGAGACTTTTCTATACGGTGTGACCCATTTTGTCAATGCCCATGATTTTGTTGGCGGGCTCCTGAAGGCAAGTCTGTTCGGATTGCTTATTGGGACAAGTGGCTGTTTCTTCGGCTTCCGGGTCCGGGGCGGGGCGCAGGGTCTGGGACGGACGACTACGAGTGCGGTAGTAACCGCCGCAGTGTTAATTCTCATTTCGGATTTTGTAATGGCAGCATTGCTTTTTTCCCGATGA
- a CDS encoding ATP-binding cassette domain-containing protein, with protein MIRLTKISKMIRGEPVLRDVNIEVPDASCCCVLGRSGSGKTVLLKIIAGLIVPDSGEVIFDGRTLKSGIFGNNQEIIREIGFLFQHGALFDGMDVGENVALPLRERNCIPAYELKERVQKTLVQVGLPDSCHLRVPELSGGMIKLVALARALITEPRYLFLDEPTGGLDPVSRERVINIVRSLRAAGKTVVAVTHDLDLARQMADRIYLIRDGKLHLAMGEVRKEDYE; from the coding sequence ATGATCAGATTGACGAAGATAAGCAAAATGATCCGGGGAGAGCCGGTCCTGCGGGATGTGAATATTGAGGTGCCGGATGCCAGCTGCTGCTGTGTGCTGGGGCGTTCGGGTTCGGGCAAGACAGTTTTACTGAAAATCATCGCCGGGCTCATCGTTCCGGATTCCGGGGAGGTGATTTTTGATGGTCGGACACTGAAGTCCGGCATCTTCGGAAATAATCAGGAAATCATCAGAGAGATCGGTTTTCTCTTTCAGCATGGTGCCCTGTTTGACGGAATGGATGTGGGGGAGAATGTTGCTCTACCTCTAAGAGAACGGAATTGTATTCCGGCATATGAATTGAAAGAGCGGGTGCAGAAGACACTGGTTCAGGTTGGTCTACCGGACAGCTGTCATTTACGCGTACCAGAACTTTCCGGGGGTATGATAAAGCTTGTGGCACTTGCCCGCGCGCTGATTACTGAGCCCCGGTACCTGTTTTTGGATGAACCTACTGGTGGACTGGATCCAGTTTCCCGCGAGCGGGTAATAAATATCGTGCGTTCGTTACGTGCCGCCGGAAAGACGGTTGTGGCGGTTACTCATGATCTGGATTTAGCCCGGCAGATGGCGGATAGAATTTATTTGATCCGGGACGGGAAGCTGCATCTTGCGATGGGAGAGGTAAGAAAGGAGGATTATGAATAA
- a CDS encoding MlaD family protein — translation MNKRVRDVLTGIFVVFGIAVAVFGYFWFSGKWGMNYKRRVTVYFREISGLKPGDRVDVLGVTRGKVLSTELTEDSRVRVRVALAEDVRLCKNARFAVRSLSYLGSDRYLTVDPGVGEPADNTMVFYGTNEVLDLESTFLKLDRLMSLVNPDSLSAELRQTRAEIMELVNLRLSSLDSGFSITSRNIQRLAGLVDSLTLLLNRESTARKLLTSPELYEELLRTSYELRELMSDIRNHPERYFRLRLFK, via the coding sequence ATGAATAAACGGGTGCGCGATGTGCTGACCGGTATATTTGTTGTTTTCGGTATTGCAGTGGCGGTTTTTGGTTACTTCTGGTTTTCTGGTAAGTGGGGAATGAATTATAAGCGGCGGGTCACAGTTTATTTCCGCGAAATATCCGGTTTAAAACCTGGGGATCGGGTGGATGTCCTTGGTGTAACCAGAGGTAAAGTACTGTCAACAGAATTGACAGAAGACAGTCGGGTTCGGGTTCGCGTGGCACTGGCAGAGGATGTCCGGTTATGTAAGAATGCCCGTTTTGCCGTTCGTTCGCTCAGTTATCTGGGGAGCGACCGCTACCTTACGGTCGACCCCGGGGTGGGCGAGCCGGCAGATAATACAATGGTTTTTTATGGCACAAACGAGGTGCTGGATCTTGAGTCCACCTTCCTCAAGCTGGATCGGCTGATGAGTCTGGTAAATCCTGATTCACTGAGTGCGGAGTTGAGGCAGACCCGCGCAGAAATAATGGAGCTTGTTAATCTGAGGCTGAGCAGTCTGGATTCGGGTTTTTCCATTACCAGCCGTAATATCCAGCGTCTGGCAGGACTGGTAGACAGTCTGACTTTGCTTCTGAACCGGGAATCTACCGCGCGTAAACTTTTGACTTCACCCGAACTTTACGAGGAACTGTTGAGGACTAGTTATGAACTCAGGGAATTGATGAGTGATATCCGTAACCACCCTGAGCGGTATTTCCGGCTGCGGCTTTTTAAGTAA
- the rbr gene encoding rubrerythrin translates to MMNLKGSRTEKNIITAFAGESQARNRYTYFASKARDEGYIQIAQIFEETANQEKEHAKRLFKLLEGGMVEVKAEFPAGIIGSTAENLKAAADGEHYEWSQMYPEFAQVAEQEGFGNIAAIFRAIAVAEKQHEKRYQELKENIERGRVFRREKPVVWRCINCGYLHEGTEAPEVCPSCAHPQGYFEILGENW, encoded by the coding sequence ATAATGAATTTAAAAGGCAGCAGGACTGAAAAAAACATCATAACCGCATTCGCCGGTGAGTCTCAGGCAAGAAATCGTTATACATACTTTGCCAGCAAGGCTCGGGATGAGGGCTACATTCAGATCGCTCAAATATTTGAGGAGACCGCCAATCAGGAAAAAGAACACGCCAAAAGGCTGTTTAAACTGCTAGAAGGGGGAATGGTCGAGGTCAAGGCAGAGTTTCCTGCTGGAATTATCGGGTCAACAGCGGAGAATCTCAAGGCTGCAGCAGATGGAGAGCATTACGAGTGGTCGCAGATGTATCCGGAATTCGCTCAAGTAGCTGAGCAGGAGGGTTTCGGCAACATCGCCGCAATCTTCCGGGCGATTGCGGTGGCTGAGAAACAGCATGAGAAGCGGTATCAGGAATTGAAGGAGAATATCGAAAGGGGCAGGGTTTTCCGTCGTGAAAAACCGGTAGTATGGCGTTGTATCAACTGCGGTTACCTGCATGAAGGGACCGAAGCGCCTGAGGTCTGTCCTTCTTGCGCTCATCCCCAAGGCTACTTTGAGATTCTCGGGGAGAACTGGTGA
- the tpx gene encoding thiol peroxidase: protein MTERSGIVTFGGRPVTLLGRELKVGEPAPDFELTGNDLQPVRLADFRGKTLVILSLPSLDTPVCDLETRRFNAEAERLSLNVAVLAVSMDLPFAQKRWCGVAGISRVLTASDHRQASFGNAYGVLIKEYRLLARAVFVIDRDGVLRYQQIVPEAGKEPDYESVLAAIRSLKGG, encoded by the coding sequence ATGACGGAACGCAGTGGAATCGTCACCTTTGGTGGCAGGCCGGTAACTCTGTTGGGCCGTGAACTTAAGGTCGGGGAGCCGGCTCCGGACTTCGAGTTGACGGGCAACGATTTACAGCCGGTTCGACTGGCTGATTTTCGCGGCAAGACTCTGGTGATACTAAGCTTGCCATCACTGGATACACCGGTCTGCGATCTGGAAACGAGGCGGTTCAACGCCGAGGCGGAGAGGCTGAGTTTGAATGTTGCGGTTCTGGCGGTGAGTATGGACCTTCCATTTGCTCAGAAGCGATGGTGTGGGGTTGCCGGTATCAGCCGTGTGCTTACTGCGTCGGATCATCGTCAAGCCTCATTTGGAAATGCCTACGGAGTTCTGATAAAGGAATACCGGCTGCTGGCCCGGGCGGTTTTCGTAATTGACCGGGATGGAGTATTGCGTTACCAGCAAATCGTGCCTGAGGCGGGTAAGGAACCGGACTATGAATCGGTGCTGGCAGCAATCAGGAGTTTAAAAGGAGGATGA
- a CDS encoding rubredoxin-like domain-containing protein produces MPYWSCSNCHYVLQALQPPDVCPSCNQACQFVDVSCYIPECGFSGVDSRLIK; encoded by the coding sequence GTGCCCTACTGGAGCTGCAGTAATTGTCATTATGTTCTCCAAGCACTGCAGCCACCTGATGTGTGCCCTTCATGCAATCAGGCGTGTCAGTTTGTTGATGTCAGCTGTTACATTCCGGAGTGTGGATTTTCCGGGGTGGACAGCCGGTTAATCAAATAA
- a CDS encoding desulfoferrodoxin: MAKKLEIYKCEICGNIVEVLHSGAGQLVCCGQPMKLLVENTTDASREKHVPVIEKTATGYLIKVGSMPHPMEEKHYIEWIELIADERAYRQFLVPGQKPEAEFSVQAQNVYAREYCNIHGLWKGA, encoded by the coding sequence ATGGCCAAAAAGCTGGAAATTTATAAGTGTGAGATCTGCGGGAACATCGTCGAGGTTCTGCATTCCGGTGCCGGGCAGTTGGTCTGCTGTGGTCAGCCGATGAAGCTGCTGGTGGAGAATACAACTGATGCTTCAAGGGAAAAGCATGTTCCAGTGATTGAAAAAACGGCGACAGGTTACCTAATAAAAGTAGGCAGTATGCCTCACCCCATGGAAGAAAAGCATTACATTGAGTGGATTGAACTGATTGCTGATGAGCGGGCTTATCGTCAGTTCCTTGTACCTGGTCAGAAGCCGGAGGCTGAGTTTTCCGTGCAGGCACAGAATGTCTATGCCCGGGAGTACTGTAATATCCATGGTTTATGGAAGGGGGCATGA